A single Anopheles maculipalpis chromosome 3RL, idAnoMacuDA_375_x, whole genome shotgun sequence DNA region contains:
- the LOC126565163 gene encoding E3 ubiquitin-protein ligase CHIP, whose product MSKHMYTTANLSDVELKDQGNRLFSARKYDDAVNLYTKAIIKNSTNATYFTNRALCHIKMKRWETACSDCRRALDMDPNLVKGHFFLGLSLMELESFDEAIKHLQRAHDLAKEQKLNFGDDIASQLRLARKKRWNIQEEKRICQEIELQTYLNRLITEDMENRLAKLKLDDTINEETLKEKAIEIEREGENHMTELNNLFAKVDDRRRKREVPDYLCGKISFELLVDPVITPSGMTYERKDIEEHLQRVGHFDPVTRVKLTQDQLISNYSMKEVVDAFLQENEWALDY is encoded by the exons ATGAGCAAACATATGTACACAACGGCCAATCTGTCGGACGTGGAGCTGAAGGACCAAGGCAATCGGTTGTTCTCCGCACGAAAGTATGACGATGCGGTCAATCTCTACACAAAAGCGATC ATCAAAAACTCCACGAATGCCACCTACTTCACCAACCGCGCCCTCTGTCACATCAAAATGAAGCGCTGGGAGACGGCGTGCAGTGACTGCCGGCGGGCACTCGACATGGATCCGAACCTGGTGAAGGGACACTTCTTTCTAGGCCTAAGCCTGATGGAGCTCGAATCGTTCGATGAAGCGATCAAACATTTGCAGCGCGCTCACGATCTGGCCAAGGAGCAGAAGCTTAACTTTGGGGACGACATTGCATCGCAGCTACGGTTGGCCCGAAAGAAGCGCTGGAATATACAGGAGGAGAAGCGCATTTGTCAAGAGATTGAACTACAAACTTATCTCAATAG ACTTATCACGGAAGATATGGAAAATCGTCTAGCAAAGCTGAAGCTGGATGATACGATCAATGAGGAAACGCTCAAGGAAAAAGCTATCGAAATCGAGCGGGAAGGC GAAAACCATATGACTGAATTAAACAATCTGTTTGCTAAGGTAGACGACAGGAGACGG AAACGAGAAGTACCTGATTACCTCTGCGGCAAGATCAGCTTCGAGCTGCTTGTAGATCCCGTAATCACACCGTCCGGTATGACGTACGAGAGGAAGGACATTGAAGAACATCTGCAGCGGGTTGGCCATTTTGATCCGGTGACGCGCGTGAAGCTTACCCAAGATCAGCTGATATCGAACTACTCGATGAAGGAGGTTGTCGATGCGTTCCTGCAGGAAAATGAGTGGGCATTGGACTATTAG
- the LOC126560422 gene encoding DNA topoisomerase 2, translating into MTDIRAMFNKQQNGAAATSSPKIGGKSIEKIYQKKSQLEHILLRPDTYIGSIEMVKEPMWVFDKETKKMVQREITYVPGLYKIFDEILVNAADNKQRDPKMSTIKIEINQETNTISVWNDGHGIPVVMHKEEKMYVPTMIFGHLLTSSNYNDEEEKVTGGRNGYGAKLCNIFSTKFTVETASKQYKKCFKQSWGDNMSKATEPKIKEDFFGDDYTKITFSPDLTKFKMEKLDDDVVGLLSRRAYDVAASTRGVTVFLNGQRVPIKTFKDYVDLFLKDSTDELGGQVKICYEAVNDRWEVAVAISERGFQQVSFVNSIATTKGGRHVDYVADMVVKQLIEVLKKKNKGGVTIKPFQVKNHMWVFINCLIVNPTFDSQTKENMTLQAKSFGSKCTLSEKFIGAVSKSGIVESVLQWAKFKAQTDLAKTSGSKKSKIKGIPKLEDANDAGTRNSLNCTLILTEGDSAKTLAVSGLGVVGRDTYGVFPLRGKLLNVREATHKQILENAEINNLIKILGLQYKKKYLTMEDLKTLRYGKLMIMTDQDQDGSHIKGLLINFIHTNWPELLRLPFLEEFITPIVKATKKNGEELSFFSLPEFEEWKADTPNSHTYNIKYYKGLGTSTSKEAKEYFQNMERHRILFQYESTVDDEAILLAFSKKAIEQRKDWLTAHMEECRHRKQVGLQERYLYTKTTREITYKDFVNLELVLFSNSDNIRSIPCMLDGLKPGQRKVMFTCFKRDDKREVKVAQLAGSVAEKSAYHHGEQSLCSTIINLAQNYVGSNNINLLYPGGQFGTRLTGGKDSASPRYIFTMMSVLTRHIFHPLDDPLLEYQYEDNQRIEPVWYLPIIPMLLINGAEGIGTGWSTKIPNHNPRDVIANIRRMLNGQEPKLLTPWYKNFQGVIESVGAQRYITAGNVGLLDNQKIEISELPIGTWTQTYKENVLEVLLHGSDKVKPVISEYREYNTDTTVRFVISFLPGEYEKLYAEEGGFHRVFKLTSSISTSSMHAFDDKSYLRRYTHANDIFAEFYTIRLDYYGKRRTYLLGMLQAEADSLSDKARFIMEKCSGTLVVENKKRKQLIDELIKRGYRADPIQEWKRRVKANDEDGEEEEEAEGEEEEVEDVKPGKSSAKAAKGPIDPEKAFQRLTDVKKFNYLLGMSMWMLTEERKNEILKQRDQKLSELKALQGKTPESLWNDDLDMLVRKLDEVEEKERLDAISTEKKMKGAASKAGTSGRKVTMGRKSAIDDTKPSMHAEAVKFRISEDMVKKFEKAASVKVKKEKKEPGENGEDGGGEVDEFDALVEGEKPKPKPRVKKEPKEPKAPKVPRVKKEKGSPAEKGKRGRNKKAFSSDEDDAFKSDQSGDDFAPPVNVPMREKTGRRAAAAKKVNYSIMNDGEDDDDDDFNRSDSEMFDNDPEGRTNAAADSDVEEVPEPARSAAIDLDDSDSTPMKKPGPVKKRVLGPKVADTKPGGAKRGRKAADSSSEAEKPVKKTKKKIVQSSEDENSPSMDDDDSDY; encoded by the exons ATGACGGACATTCGG gcAATGTTTAACAAACAGCAGAATGGCGCGGCTGCAACATCGAGCCCGAAAATCGGTGGTAAATCGATCGAAAAGATTTACCAGAAAAAATCGCAACTGGAACATATCCTGCTCCGACCGGACACGTACATCGGTTCGATCGAGATGGTAAAGGAACCGATGTGGGTGTTCGAcaaggaaacgaaaaagatGGTCCAGCGTGAAATTACGTACGTTCCCGGACTGTACAAAATCTTCGACGAGATTCTGGTAAATGCGGCCGATAACAAGCAGCGCGATCCGAAGATGAGCACCATCAAGATCGAGATCAATCAGGAAACGAACACGATCTCGGTGTGGAACGATGGCCACGGCATACCGGTGGTAATGCACAAGGAGGAAAAGATGTACGTACCGACGATGATCTTTGGCCATCTGCTAACTTCCTCCAACTACAACGACGAGGAGGAAAAGGTAACCGGTGGCCGTAACGGGTACGGTGCGAAGCTGTGCAACATCTTCAGCACCAAGTTTACGGTCGAGACCGCGTCGAAGCAGTACAAGAAGTGTTTCAAACAGAGCTGGGGCGATAACATGTCGAAGGCGACGGAGCCGAAAATtaaggaagattttttcgGCGATGATTACACGAAGATTACTTTCTCGCCGGACCTGACCAAGTTTAAGATGGAAAAgctggatgatgatgttgttgggCTGCTGTCGCGCCGTGCTTACGATGTGGCTGCGTCGACGCGTGGCGTAACGGTCTTTTTGAATGGTCAGCGTGTGCCGATTAAGACGTTCAAGGATTATGTCGATCTGTTCCTGAAGGATAGCACCGATGAGCTGGGCGGACAGGTGAAGATATGCTACGAAGCGGTGAATGATCGGTGGGAGGTGGCAGTTGCCATTTCCGAGCGTGGCTTCCAGCAGGTATCGTTCGTTAACTCGATCGCCACGACGAAGGGTGGCCGGCACGTGGACTATGTGGCGGATATGGTCGTGAAGCAGCTAATTGAGgtgttgaagaagaagaataagggTGGCGTTACGATTAAACCGTTCCAGGTGAAGAATCACATGTGGGTGTTCATTAACTGTCTGATCGTAAACCCAACGTTCGACTCGCAAACCAAGGAAAACATGACACTGCAGGCGAAAAGCTTCGGTTCGAAATGTACCCTGTCGGAGAAGTTTATTGGAGCGGTGTCGAAGAGTGGTATCGTCGAGTCGGTGTTGCAGTGGGCCAAGTTTAAGGCGCAAACTGATCTTGCCAAAACATCCGGTTCGAAGAAATCGAAGATCAAGGGTATCCCGAAGCTGGAGGATGCGAACGATGCCGGTACGCGCAATTCGCTCAACTGTACACTCATCCTTACTGAGGGAGATTCCGCAAAAACGTTGGCCGTTTCCGGGTTGGGAGTGGTAGGTCGCGACACGTACGGAGTGTTTCCGTTGCGTGGTAAGCTGCTGAATGTGCGTGAAGCAACGCACAAACAGATTCTGGAGAATGCTGAAATTAACAATCTGATCAAGATTTTGGGTCTCCAGTACAAGAAAAAGTATCTCACGATGGAGGACCTAAAGACGCTCCGGTACGGCAAGCTGATGATAATGACCGATCAAGATCAGGACGGGTCCCACATTAAAGGATTGCTGATCAACTTCATCCACACCAACTGGCCGGAACTATTGCGGCTCCCATTTCTCGAGGAGTTTATAACGCCCATCGTAAAGGCTACGAAAAAGAATGGCGAAGAGCTGTCATTTTTCTCGCTGCCCGAGTTTGAAGAGTGGAAGGCCGACACACCAAACTCCCACACGTACAACATCAAGTACTACAAGGGTTTGGGTACGTCCACCTCGAAGGAGGCGAAAGAATATTTCCAAAATATGGAACGCCACCGGATACTGTTTCAGTACGAAAGCACCGTTGACGATGAGGCGATCCTGCTCGCCTTCTCGAAGAAAGCGATCGAACAGCGTAAGGATTGGCTAACGGCACACATGGAAGAGTGCCGACATCGGAAGCAGGTCGGATTGCAAGAGCGCTATCTGTACACGAAAACGACGCGCGAAATTACGTACAAAGATTTTGTCAACCTTGAGCTGGTACTGTTCTCCAACTCGGACAATATCCGGTCGATTCCTTGCATGTTGGATGGGTTAAAGCCGGGTCAGCGCAAGGTCATGTTTACATGCTTCAAGCGTGACGATAAGCGTGAGGTAAAGGTGGCTCAGCTGGCAGGTTCGGTGGCGGAAAAGTCCGCCTACCATCATGGTGAGCAGTCACTGTGCTCCACCATTATTAATTTGGCGCAGAACTATGTCGggagcaacaacatcaatttGCTGTACCCGGGTGGTCAGTTCGGTACGCGCCTGACCGGTGGTAAGGATAGCGCCAGCCCGAGGTACATCTTTACGATGATGTCAGTGCTGACGCGTCACATCTTTCATCCGCTCGATGATCCACTGTTGGAATATCAGTACGAGGATAATCAGCGCATCGAACCGGTATGGTATCTGCCAATTATACCGATGTTGCTGATCAACGGTGCGGAAGGTATCGGTACGGGGTGGTCTACCAAAATCCCGAATCACAATCCACGCGACGTTATTGCCAACATTCGGCGCATGTTGAATGGGCAGGAACCGAAACTTTTGACACCGTGGTACAAGAATTTCCAAGGCGTCATTGAGTCGGTCGGTGCCCAACGCTACATTACTGCCGGTAACGTTGGACTGTTGGATAAtcagaaaattgaaatatctgaaCTTCCGATCGGTACTTGGACGCAAACTTACAAGGAGAATGTGCTGGAGGTGTTGCTGCATGGATCGGATAAGGTAAAACCGGTCATCTCCGAGTATCGCGAGTACAACACCGACACAACGGTGCGGTTCGTCATCTCCTTCCTGCCGGGCGAGTACGAAAAGCTGTACGCGGAGGAAGGTGGTTTCCATCGGGTGTTTAAGCTTACCAGTTCGATCTCAACCTCCTCAATGCACGCGTTCGACGATAAGAGCTATCTGCGCCGGTACACGCACGCGAATGACATTTTTGCCGAATTTTACACGATTCGGCTCGACTACTACGGTAAGCGGCGCACCTATCTGCTCGGAATGTTGCAGGCCGAGGCGGACAGTTTGTCCGATAAGGCTCGCTTCATTATGGAGAAGTGTAGTGGCACGCTGGTGGTGGAGAACAAGAAGCGCAAACAGCTGATTGACGAGCTGATTAAGCGTGGCTATCGGGCTGATCCAATCCAGGAATGGAAGCGTCGCGTAAAGGCAAACGATGAGGATggtgaggaggaggaggaagcgGAAGGCgaagaggaggaggtggaAGATGTGAAGCCGGGCAAATCGTCGGCCAAGGCTGCAAAGGGACCGATCGATCCGGAGAAAGCCTTCCAACGGCTAACCGATGTGAAGAAGTTCAACTATCTGCTCGGCATGTCCATGTGGATGCTGACCGAGGAGCGGAAGAACGAAATCCTCAAACAGCGCGATCAGAAGCTAAGCGAACTGAAGGCTCTGCAGGGGAAGACGCCCGAGTCACTGTGGAACGATGATTTGGACATGCTAGTTCGCAAGCTGGACGAAGTCGAGGAGAAGGAACGGCTCGATGCGATCAGCACGGAGAAAAAGATGAAGGGTGCGGCAAGCAAGGCTGGAACATCGGGACGGAAGGTAACGATGGGACGCAAAAGCGCCATCGACGACACGAAACCGAGCATGCACGCGGAAGCGGTCAAGTTCCGCATCTCGGAGGATATGGTGAAAAAGTTCGAAAAGGCAGCCTCGGTCAAGgtgaagaaggagaaaaaggaaCCGGGCGAGAATGGGGAGGATGGTGGTGGAGAGGTGGACGAGTTTGATGCGCTGGTTGAGGGTgagaaaccgaaaccgaaaccacGCGTCAAGAAAGAACCGAAGGAACCGAAAGCACCGAAAGTGCCACgggtgaaaaaggaaaagggatCGCCCGCCGAGAAAGGCAAACGTGGACGG AATAAGAAGGCTTTCTCGTCAGATGAAGACGATGCGTTTAAATCGGACCAGAGTGGCGATGATTTCGCTCCGCCGGTGAATGTTCCGATGCGCGAGAAAACTGGACGTCGTGCTGCCGCCGCAAAG AAGGTCAACTACTCTATAATGAACGATGGCgaagatgatgacgatgacgatttCAACCGCTCGGACAGCGAAATGTTCGACAACGATCCGGAGGGTCGCACGAACGCCGCCGCCGACAGTGACGTGGAGGAAGTGCCGGAACCGGCCCGATCCGCAGCGATTGATCTCGATGATAGCGATTCGACGCCGATGAAGAAACCGGGTCCGGTGAAAAAGCGTGTCCTTGGGCCGAAGGTGGCCGACACCAAGCCGGGTGGTGCTAAGCGGGGCCGAAAGGCTGCCGATAGTAGCAGCGAAGCGGAAAAACCAGTAAAG aaaacaaaaaagaagatcgTACAAAGCTCGGAGGATGAGAATTCTCCATCGATGGACGACGATGATTCAGACTACTAA
- the LOC126565498 gene encoding MAPK regulated corepressor interacting protein 2, which translates to MDRNMGRQGPMSMSPGVMRRPGGMSSSRDMHQQTHSSYQTQQNLVSATAGGMMNNGGDRNGPPPPPSQSSAASSSMMHPMHPMQQNHPQQQQQQQLHQPQTAQQIQHSQHDELIRYINEAWNSITTDKSQKAPVFYKSVPEPRLSGFTPFDLERWWGQRMVHHLNIGSHGHQ; encoded by the exons ATGGATCGAAATATGGG ACGGCAAGGACCGATGTCCATGTCACCGGGGGTGATGCGAAGACCGGGCGGAATGTCCAGCAGCAGGGACATGCATCAACAGACTCACTCATCCTATCAAACACAGCAGAATCTGGTATCGGCCACAGCCGGTGGTATGATGAATAATGGTGGTGACCGTAACGGGcctccaccgccaccatcaCAGTCGTCGGCCGCATCCAGTTCGATGATGCACCCGATGCATCCTATGCAACAGAATCatccacagcagcaacaacagcagcaattgcACCAACCGCAAACAGCACAACAGATCCAACATTCGCAACATGACGAGCTCATTCGATACATAAATGAGGCATGGAATAGT ATAACTACCGACAAGAGCCAGAAAGCGCCAGTATTCTACAAGAGCGTACCTGAGCCACGATTGTCCGGATTCACACCATTCGATCTGGAGCGCTGGTGGGGACAGCGGATGGTACATCACCTCAACATTGGCTCCCACGGCCATCAGTGA